A segment of the Actinomycetota bacterium genome:
GGGTGACGACGCGGGCCTCGGCCAGGCGCTGTGCTACGAGATACGCTTCCTCGACCGCCCCATCGACGCCGGCAACTGGGACGACGCCGTCTCGCTGACCACGGGAAAACCCATGCCGGGAGAGCCCGGGGCCCCGCAGGAATACGCCTACGACGCCTTCCCGTTCATCTATGCCCGGTCCGGGACCACCTTCTACTTCGCCCTGCAGACCAGGGACGAGGCGGGCAACTTCTCCGCCATCTCCAACCTGGCCACGCTCTCATGGGGCAAGTGAGCGCGAGGCGAAGAGAAAATACACGGGGCGCTCCACCACGATACCTGAACTTGAGCTGATCACCGCGGAGATGTCGTGCTCCCCTCCCACCAGGTCACCCGTGCACAGGGTGGTGCGCGAGGCGGGGGCCACGCTAAGCTCCAGGCCATACCTCCGGCCCGCCTCGTCCAGCAGGGTGACACTCACCTCCGCCGCGCGCGGGCCGGGATTGGCGATACATAGGAACGTGTCGAAACCGGCCCGCGAGCAACCCTCGGCAAAGCACCACATGGGGGCGGTGACGGCGACCCCGGCCGCGCAGTGCCCGCCGCTGGCGCGCGCGGCATACCTGAAATACATGGGCCTCTCGGCGAGGACGGGGGCGTCGCTCGAGATGGCCATGGAGACGTCACGCCCCACACCCACCTCCTGGTTGAGCGATAGCGAGAGCCGGCTCCCCGCCGGCACCGCGTAGGTGCGCCACGTGGAGGGCCCTCCGCCGAAGAGATACTCCACGCTCACCCGCGCCGCCTCCTCCCCGGGGTTCGCCAGGCAGAGGTAGGTGTCGAAGCCGGGTCGGGTGGTGCCCTCGGCGAAATACCAGGCGGTGCCGGGCGACGCCACCCCGGCCGCGCAGTGGCCCCCCGACCACTGGCCCAGGTAGCGGAAGTAGACCGGCCTCTCGGCCAGGATGGGCCGCTGCGAGGTGACGCGCATGGCGATATCCAGGTCCGGACCCACCAGGGCGTTCATGTTCAGGGAGGTTCTGCTCCCGGCGGGGACGGTCACCGGGAGGTCGTGGGAGCGGCCGTATTGGTCCATGGCGGTGACCAGGGCCCGCGCCGCCTCCTCCCCGGGGTTCGCCAGGCAGAGGTAGGTGTCGAAGCCGGGTCGGGTGGTGCCCTCGGCGAAATACCAGGCGGTACCCGGAGCCGTGGTGCCGGTCTCGCAGTGGCCGCCGCCGCAGCAACCGCAGGCGATGGCCTCGTAGACGTTCCTGGAGACCTCCACATGCCCGCCGTCACCGGAGGCGCCCGAGGAGAGGACGCAGAGGAAGTAGGTGACGTCCCCCTCGAAGACCACCGCCGCGTCGTTCAGATAGCCGCCGTAATCGCCGGTCTTGTTGCCCACATCCACCCCCGCTGGCAGCCCGGCCGGTATGCGGCTCTTATAGATGCTGCGGCGCAGAAAACCGACGATCTCCTGCCCCAGGGGATCGGCCGCCGCGAACCGCATGAGGCGGTCGAGGCCGGTGCACATCTCCCTCGCGGTGGTCAGGTCGAGGCCGTAGGTGGCGGTCACCACGCAGCCGAGGGACCTGGCGTAGTCGCGGAAGGCGTGGTAGCCGTAGACGCGCTTGAGCATCTTCGCCGCGATATTGTCGCTGTAGACGATGGCATAGTCGCAGAGCTGGCGGACGGTGAAGGCGCGGTCGCCGGACATGAACTGGATGATGCCGGTGCCGTCAGCATGATCCCCGCCCTGATAGGCGATGACGGTGTTGAGGTCGATGCGGCCCGCGGCGGCGCTCTCGTATATATACATCACCAGGAAGAGCTTGTAACAGCTGGCGGCGTAGAAAGGCCTGTCGGGCTGGTAACCCGCTTCCTCTCCCGTCTCCAGCACCCTGAGATATATGCCGTAGTCCCCCGGGTACCTCTCCGCCACGTCCCGCATCATGCCGCTTAGGGAAGTGGGGTCGATCACTCCCGCCGTCTCGGCCGCAACACCGGGCGGACCGTCCGGGGTGGACCCCGCGCCCGCCCCGACAGCATGGGAGTTCAGCAGAAAAGACGCAATGAGCAGGAGAGGAAGGAAAGCCCATATGCCGCACCGTCCCATAGAAGGCCTCCGGCGAAACCTACGGCAACGACCGACCCAAGCCTGCTCCGAGTTGGCTGCCCCACCCGCGTTATTTTAACATCAACGTGTCGGCCGGCGCACGGGTGCTTGACTAAAAAAGTATCTGCATATATTATAACATGTATAACTTTAGAGGTTTAAAGGAGAGGAAATGGCAGTCAGGATAATCAGCACCACGGAATTGAGGTCCAAGGCAGCGGACATGGTACTCGGACTGCGCCGCGGCGACACCTTCCTCATCCAGCACTACAACGACATCGTCGGCTACATCACCCCCGAGATACCGTCTGACCTGCTCAAGAAAATGGGCGGCAAATCAAAGCGCGAAGAGGCCTTCAAGGTCGTAGATTAGGCACAGACCCCCAACGGATCAGCGCCCTTGCCGGATGCGGCATGGCCCCGTCCTCCGCCGCTCCCACCGTACGCAAAGGAGTGTTCTTTGCTCCGCCGTCACCCGTCTTTCGCGCGGCGCCTCGCGGGCTCCGACCAGGCCCAGGCCACGGCCGAGTTCGCGCTGGTCCTCCCCCTGCTCCTGCTGGTCTTCCTGCTCTTCGCCCAGGCGGTGATGGTGATGAGGGCCCAGATAGCGGTGACGGCAGCGGCGCGGGAGGGGGCGAGGAAGGGAGTGGAGACGGGCAACCCCGTGCTCATCGAGGGGGCGGCGCTGAGGTCGGCCGCCGGGCTCGACCCCGATAAGGTCAGGGTGGAGGTCTCCAGCGGGCCGCGGAAGCGCGGCGAATGGGTCCGGGTGCGGGTCGAATACGAGGTGCCCGTGGCCATACCCGCGGTGAGCAGGTTCTTCCCGGCGGTGACGGTGAGCGGAAACGCGGAGATGCGCATCGAGAACGACCGGGAGGGGAGTTGAGGAAAGGCCTCGCCCGGGACGAGCACGCAGGGGCCAGCGTGGTGGCCGCCGCCCTCATGCTGGTGATGCTACTAGTGGGGGTGGTCCTGCACGATGTGGCCGCCCTCTATACCGCCCGGGGCAGGGCGCAGACCGCCGCCGACGCCGCC
Coding sequences within it:
- a CDS encoding serine hydrolase: MGRCGIWAFLPLLLIASFLLNSHAVGAGAGSTPDGPPGVAAETAGVIDPTSLSGMMRDVAERYPGDYGIYLRVLETGEEAGYQPDRPFYAASCYKLFLVMYIYESAAAGRIDLNTVIAYQGGDHADGTGIIQFMSGDRAFTVRQLCDYAIVYSDNIAAKMLKRVYGYHAFRDYARSLGCVVTATYGLDLTTAREMCTGLDRLMRFAAADPLGQEIVGFLRRSIYKSRIPAGLPAGVDVGNKTGDYGGYLNDAAVVFEGDVTYFLCVLSSGASGDGGHVEVSRNVYEAIACGCCGGGHCETGTTAPGTAWYFAEGTTRPGFDTYLCLANPGEEAARALVTAMDQYGRSHDLPVTVPAGSRTSLNMNALVGPDLDIAMRVTSQRPILAERPVYFRYLGQWSGGHCAAGVASPGTAWYFAEGTTRPGFDTYLCLANPGEEAARVSVEYLFGGGPSTWRTYAVPAGSRLSLSLNQEVGVGRDVSMAISSDAPVLAERPMYFRYAARASGGHCAAGVAVTAPMWCFAEGCSRAGFDTFLCIANPGPRAAEVSVTLLDEAGRRYGLELSVAPASRTTLCTGDLVGGEHDISAVISSSSGIVVERPVYFLFASRSLAP
- a CDS encoding TadE/TadG family type IV pilus assembly protein codes for the protein MLRRHPSFARRLAGSDQAQATAEFALVLPLLLLVFLLFAQAVMVMRAQIAVTAAAREGARKGVETGNPVLIEGAALRSAAGLDPDKVRVEVSSGPRKRGEWVRVRVEYEVPVAIPAVSRFFPAVTVSGNAEMRIENDREGS